The following coding sequences are from one Asterias amurensis chromosome 8, ASM3211899v1 window:
- the LOC139940306 gene encoding hexokinase-4-like, protein MSGSQMKQNGEHVPKEVSAILDALHLTDEVQHELIAVCQRSFDLGLQPETHEDAAVKMLISHVRLMPNGTERGNYLALDMGGTNFRVLLTKFTSEGIEVAAVEKYHLPHDVRTGTSDQFFDYIADKLDLFIKTHFAKCDSVTFPLGFTFSFPMEQRRLDSADLLIWTKDFAVDGVVGKDVVALLQKAIVKKRLKLRTVALLNDTVGVLMAGAYYDNDCKIGLIVGTGCNAAYVAPLSEVTRWTGDNDEPQQVVIDTECGAFGDDGSLDFMRAEFDFDLDSRTLNKRNQIYEKMFSGKYMGEVARLILIKLAQQGVLFEGEVPDTLQQQWVFTTLFVSEIVEGDSGVQHSQSQRILKSMGVDNPSTVDCKLVYKICCKLTERGAILVAAAIAALLIRVKKSPVCGIGVDGSLYNEFPTFRNTMVKKLEELSPEYKARFLAVDDGSGIGAAVVAATVSGQSNK, encoded by the exons ATGTCTGGCTCACAGATGAAACAAAATGGTGAACATGTTCCAAAG GAAGTATCCGCCATTCTGGATGCATTACATCTAACAGACGAAGTTCAGCATGAGCTCATAGCAGTTTGCCAGCGGTCTTTTGATTTAGGACTACAGCCAGAGACACACGAAGACGCAGCGGTCAAGATGCTCATCTCTCATGTGCGGTTAATGCCCAACGGCACAG AGAGGGGAAACTATTTAGCCCTGGACATGGGAGGAACTAATTTCCGTGTCTTGCTGACCAAATTCACCAGTGAGGGTATAGAGGTTGCTGCAGTTGAGAAGTATCACCTACCGCATGACGTCAGAACTGGCACTTCAGATCAG TTTTTCGACTACATTGCAGACAAGCTGGATCTCTTTATTAAGACGCACTTTGCAAAATGCGACTCTGTGACCTTCCCACTGGGTTTTACGTTTTCTTTTCCCATGGAGCAACGCCGATTGGATTCAG CCGATTTGCTGATCTGGACCAAGGATTTTGCCGTAGATGGCGTCGTTGGGAAAGACGTAGTTGCACTGCTACAGAAGGCAATAGTTAAAAAG AGGCTGAAGCTTCGCACCGTTGCTCTGTTAAATGATACAGTTGGAGTCCTTATGGCTGGGGCTTACTATGACAATGACTGTAAGATTGGCCTTATTGTAG GAACCGGTTGCAATGCAGCATACGTCGCGCCATTGAGTGAAGTGACAAGGTGGACAGGGGACAATGACGAACCACAACAAGTCGTCATTGATACCGAGTGTGGTGCCTTTGGTGACGATGGCTCCCTCGACTTCATGAGGGCAGAGTTTGATTTCGACCTGGACAGCCGGACTTTAAATAAGAGAAACCAAAT ATACGAGAAGATGTTTTCCGGCAAGTACATGGGAGAAGTTGCACGTCTCATTCTAATTAAACTAGCTCAACAAGGGGTTTTATTTGAAGGCGAGGTACCCGACACATTGCAACAACAATGGGTATTTACAACGTTATTCGTCTCGGAAATCGTGGAAGG GGATTCTGGTGTTCAGCATTCTCAATCTCAGCGTATTCTAAAATCCATGGGCGTTGACAATCCGTCTACAGTTGACTGCAAACTCGTTTACAAAATCTGCTGCAAACTTACCGAACGCGGCGCCATTTTGGTTGCCGCAGCCATTGCTGCCCTGCTGATCCGCGTCAAGAAGAGTCCCGTTTGCGGTATCGGCGTGGACGGCAGTTTGTATAACGAGTTCCCGACATTCCGGAACACGATGGTCAAGAAATTGGAGGAGCTGTCGCCGGAGTACAAGGCGAGATTTCTGGCGGTTGACGATGGCAGTGGGATCGGCGCAGCTGTTGTGGCTGCGACCGTTAGCGGGCAGAGCAACAAGTAA
- the LOC139940308 gene encoding nuclear receptor-binding factor 2-like yields the protein MINKDETNIRMDPDSPLNRAHQMERQAERMLLSGRYDQAVICYNQAAENLSEAMNHTQDPSAILSLQLQLANLLKQPQIVRKRQQWGNRKQDMITTVWNGQFLTDTEETHSLEPDLACEASQVHVEEEDTRLRMDSLESRFSSDETDSLLTLVRQHFIVKDEQPGYRVSQLLTAMKTLSLGQRHPDNNEPSDNGPSALSANPVGRKVPKPERTVFEELLTQNEELRNHLVKLFQVLDSCENENQKLKATVTDLTRELEECRAQRVVRDGEHYRATLDTPFSLMEGFIGTPPSESLPPLSPLLIPDFEDMN from the exons ATGATTAATAAAGATGAAACAAACATTAGAATGGATCCAGACTCGCCACTTAATCGG GCACACCAGATGGAGAGACAAGCTGAGAGGATGTTACTATCAGGACGTTATGATCAAGCTGTGATATGCTACAACCAAGCTGCAG aaaaCCTGTCGGAGGCAATGAACCATACCCAAGACCCATCCGCCATTTTATCTCTTCAACTTCAACTCGCTAATCTACTGAAGCAGCCTCAGATTGTTAGGAAGCGACAGCAATGGGGAAACAGAAAACAAGACATGATCACCACAGTCTGGAACGGGCAGTTCCTGACTGACACTGAAGAAACCCATAGCTTGGAACCAGACCTAGCTTGTGAAGcttcacaagtacatgtagaagaGGAAGATACCAGGCTAAGAATGGATAGCCTGGAGTCCAGGTTCAGCTCGGACGAGACAGACTCTCTCCTCACTTTAGTTCGCCAACATTTTATTGTCAAAGATGAACAGCCAGGCTACAGAGTATCCCAACTCCTGACAGCTATGAAGACATTAAGCCTGGGTCAAAGGCATCCCGATAACAACGAGCCATCAGACAATGGTCCCTCAGCCCTGAGCGCGAATCCAGTTGGGCGTAAAGTACCCAAACCCGAACGGACAGTCTTTGAGGAGCTCCTGACCCAGAATGAAGAGCTTCGGAACCACTTAGTCAAACTTTTCCAGGTGTTAGACAGCTGCGAGAATGAAAACCAGAAACTGAAGGCCACAGTCACGGACCTGACGCGTGAGCTGGAGGAGTGTAGAGCTCAGAGGGTCGTCAGAGATGGGGAACATTACAGAGCCACCCTGGATACCCCTTTCTCTTTGATGGAAGGCTTCATTGGGACCCCTCCCAGTGAATCTCTACCTCCACTGTCACCTCTACTTATCCCTGATTTTGAAGACATGAATTGA
- the LOC139940307 gene encoding E3 ubiquitin-protein ligase RMND5A-like — protein MDACLSVQKEVDKVLGKFDGIKAHSQRTLDELIDSLNNIRHELSSAEQHSELNRVHQLILNSAQNRTKDILTRVSNEHKDIHSSVSKVGKAIDKNFVSDLIQLNAEQTFESPERMHLLNEVICEHFLRQGMLDIAENLTEEAGLDMLDSAKEPFLEINQILEALKQKDLQPALIWASRHREQLQAMNSSLEFKLHRLRFIELVCQGGVKQQEALAFARNFSLFAQGHTKEFQVLMGSLLYIRQGLEHTPYSHLLDPIQWDDISDVFTQDACSLLGLSVESPLTVSISAGCVALPALLNIRQVMQQRQCQVVWSAKDELPIEVDLGEAHRYHSIFACPILRQQTSDTNPPVKLACGHAISRDSLNKLTNGNKIKCPYCPIESTPAESKQLYL, from the exons ATGGACGCCTGTCTAAGCGTCCAAAAAGAAGTGGATAAAGTACTCGGAAAATTCGATGGAATCAAGGCTCACTCACAGCGTACACTGGATGAACTAATCGACAGTTTGAACAACATCAGGCATGAGTTGTCAAGTG CCGAACAACACAGTGAACTCAACAGAGTACATCAGCTGATCCTTAACTCAGCTCAAAACAGAACGAAAGACATCTTGACCAGAGTGAGCAATGAACACAAAGACATCCACAGCAGCGTCTCCAAAGTAGGCAAAGCCATTGATAAG aattttgtaagtgatCTGATCCAGTTGAATGCAGAGCAGACGTTTGAGTCCCCAGAGAGAATGCACCTTCTCAATGAAGTCATATGTGAACATTTCTTACGTCAAGGGATGTTAGACATCGCAGAGAATCTCACAGAG gAGGCTGGTTTAGATATGTTAGATTCGGCAAAAGAACCCTTCCTGGAGATCAATCAAATTCTAGAAGCCCTTAAACAGAAAGACCTCCAGCCAGCATTAAT TTGGGCGTCAAGACATCGGGAACAGTTACAAGCCATGAACAGTTCATTAGAATTTAAGCTTCATCGGTTACGTTTCATTGAGCTGGTCTGCCAGGGCGGAGTCAAGCAACAAGAAGCCCTGGCATTCGCTAGGAACTTCTCCCTGTTTGCGCAGGGTCACACTAAAG AATTTCAGGTTTTGATGGGAAGTCTCCTGTACATTCGGCAAGGCCTTGAGCATACGCCTTACTCTCATCTCCTAGATCCCATTCAATGGGATGACATCTCTGATGTCTTCACCCAAGATGCCTGCTCCCTGCTGGGGTTGTCTGTAGAAAGCCCTCTAACTGTCAG CATATCAGCAGGTTGTGTAGCTCTTCCTGCCCTTCTCAACATAAGACAGGTCATGCAGCAACGGCAATGTCAGGTGGTCTGGAGTGCTAAGGATGAATTACCG ATTGAGGTTGATCTAGGGGAAGCACATCGATATCATTCCATCTTTGCGTGTCCGATCCTACGGCAACAGACGTCTGATACCAACCCTCCAGTCAAACTTGCTTGTGGGCATGCCATCTCCAGAGACTCACTCAATAAACTCACCAACGGAAACAA gaTAAAGTGTCCATACTGTCCCATTGAGTCAACACCAGCAGAATCAAAGCAACTCTATCTCTAG
- the LOC139940305 gene encoding hexokinase-1-like isoform X2 — protein sequence MANTDNLTGINDGNRQMKTSDKELSTKPAAEVTEILESFSLSKSNLQEISQLMRQNMDRGLNSATNASAIVKMYPSFVRSLPDGTEKGDFFALDLGGSNFRVLLVQLLDGDVKMKSKIYKISQETMTGTGEQLFDSIADSLAEFKAEQGLGDTDLPLGFTFSFPCKQMGLATATLVKWTKGFTASNVEGKDVVQLLKEACKRKNVNLQIVALVNDTVGTLMSCAYSCRDAYIGLILGTGTNACYMEKLSDVGTWTGDDKEPREVIINMEWGAFGDDGCLDDYRTEFDREMDGLTLNKSKQLYEKMISGMYLGEIVRLALVKLGSSGHLFGGKVSEDLKTAWKFETRFLTDIEGDASSENAECRSILTNLGLTTSPSDLTIVRSVCVAVSTRAAKLAVAGLAAVISKIGLNELTIAVDGSLYKKHPTFKPNMEQFLKELVPSVSVKLMLSEDGSGKGAALVAAVAARLSS from the exons AATTTAACAGGGATCAATGATGGAAATCGCCAGATGAAAACATCAGACAAGGAACTCAGCACCAAACCAGCTGCCGAG GTCACAGAAATCTTGGAAAGCTTTTCGCTATCCAAGTCCAACTTACAAGAGATCTCTCAGCTCATGCGACAGAACATGGACAGAGGCCTGAACAGCGCCACCAATGCTTCGGCTATAGTCAAGATGTATCCAAGCTTTGTACGCTCTCTTCCTGATGGCACAG AGAAGGGCGATTTCTTTGCCTTGGATCTTGGTGGTAGCAACTTCCGTGTGCTTCTCGTGCAGCTCCTTGACGGTGATGTCAAAATgaaaagcaagatttataagaTCTCACAGGAAACGATGACAGGAACAGGGGAGCAG TTGTTTGACAGTATTGCTGATAGCCTCGCTGAATTCAAAGCCGAGCAGGGACTCGGTGACACTGATCTTCCCCTCGGGTTTACATTCTCCTTCCCCTGCAAGCAAATGGGATTAGCCACAG CCACACTAGTGAAGTGGACTAAGGGATTCACAGCTTCAAATGTTGAAGGCAAAGATGTTGTCCAACTTCTTAAAGAAGCTTGTAAGAGGAAG AATGTGAATCTGCAGATTGTCGCCCTAGTTAACGACACTGTTGGAACTCTGATGTCATGTGCATACTCATGCAGGGATGCCTACATTGGGCTCATTCTAG GAACTGGAACTAATGCATGTTACATGGAGAAGTTGTCTGATGTAGGAACATGGACTGGTGACGACAAAGAGCCTAGGGAAGTCATTATCAATATGGAATGGGGAGCATTCGGTGACGACGGGTGTTTGGATGATTACAGGACGGAGTTTGATAGAGAGATGGATGGCCTCACTCTAAACAAGTCCAAGCAACt GTATGAGAAGATGATCTCTGGAATGTACTTGGGAGAAATCGTGAGGTTGGCCTTGGTCAAGCTTGGATCCTCTGGACATCTCTTTGGAGGAAAAGTCTCTGAAGATCTCAAGACAGCCTGGAAGTTTGAAACGCGATTCCTCACAGACATTGAAGG CGATGCAAGTAGTGAGAATGCAGAATGCAGGAGCATTTTAACCAACCTTGGGCTGACCACTTCCCCATCCGACCTAACCATTGTTCGCAGCGTCTGCGTTGCTGTGTCGACCCGTGCCGCCAAGCTAGCTGTTGCCGGCCTGGCAGCGGTCATCTCGAAGATCGGCCTGAATGAGCTGACCATAGCGGTAGATGGCTCCCTCTACAAAAAGCATCCCACATTCAAACCAAACATGGAGCAATTCCTTAAAGAACTTGTGCCGAGTGTGAGCGTTAAGCTCATGCTGTCTGAGGATGGTAGCGGGAAGGGGGCAGCACTGGTGGCTGCCGTCGCAGCTAGACTATCAAGCTAG
- the LOC139940305 gene encoding hexokinase-1-like isoform X3: protein MANTDVTEILESFSLSKSNLQEISQLMRQNMDRGLNSATNASAIVKMYPSFVRSLPDGTEKGDFFALDLGGSNFRVLLVQLLDGDVKMKSKIYKISQETMTGTGEQLFDSIADSLAEFKAEQGLGDTDLPLGFTFSFPCKQMGLATATLVKWTKGFTASNVEGKDVVQLLKEACKRKNVNLQIVALVNDTVGTLMSCAYSCRDAYIGLILGTGTNACYMEKLSDVGTWTGDDKEPREVIINMEWGAFGDDGCLDDYRTEFDREMDGLTLNKSKQLYEKMISGMYLGEIVRLALVKLGSSGHLFGGKVSEDLKTAWKFETRFLTDIEGDASSENAECRSILTNLGLTTSPSDLTIVRSVCVAVSTRAAKLAVAGLAAVISKIGLNELTIAVDGSLYKKHPTFKPNMEQFLKELVPSVSVKLMLSEDGSGKGAALVAAVAARLSS from the exons GTCACAGAAATCTTGGAAAGCTTTTCGCTATCCAAGTCCAACTTACAAGAGATCTCTCAGCTCATGCGACAGAACATGGACAGAGGCCTGAACAGCGCCACCAATGCTTCGGCTATAGTCAAGATGTATCCAAGCTTTGTACGCTCTCTTCCTGATGGCACAG AGAAGGGCGATTTCTTTGCCTTGGATCTTGGTGGTAGCAACTTCCGTGTGCTTCTCGTGCAGCTCCTTGACGGTGATGTCAAAATgaaaagcaagatttataagaTCTCACAGGAAACGATGACAGGAACAGGGGAGCAG TTGTTTGACAGTATTGCTGATAGCCTCGCTGAATTCAAAGCCGAGCAGGGACTCGGTGACACTGATCTTCCCCTCGGGTTTACATTCTCCTTCCCCTGCAAGCAAATGGGATTAGCCACAG CCACACTAGTGAAGTGGACTAAGGGATTCACAGCTTCAAATGTTGAAGGCAAAGATGTTGTCCAACTTCTTAAAGAAGCTTGTAAGAGGAAG AATGTGAATCTGCAGATTGTCGCCCTAGTTAACGACACTGTTGGAACTCTGATGTCATGTGCATACTCATGCAGGGATGCCTACATTGGGCTCATTCTAG GAACTGGAACTAATGCATGTTACATGGAGAAGTTGTCTGATGTAGGAACATGGACTGGTGACGACAAAGAGCCTAGGGAAGTCATTATCAATATGGAATGGGGAGCATTCGGTGACGACGGGTGTTTGGATGATTACAGGACGGAGTTTGATAGAGAGATGGATGGCCTCACTCTAAACAAGTCCAAGCAACt GTATGAGAAGATGATCTCTGGAATGTACTTGGGAGAAATCGTGAGGTTGGCCTTGGTCAAGCTTGGATCCTCTGGACATCTCTTTGGAGGAAAAGTCTCTGAAGATCTCAAGACAGCCTGGAAGTTTGAAACGCGATTCCTCACAGACATTGAAGG CGATGCAAGTAGTGAGAATGCAGAATGCAGGAGCATTTTAACCAACCTTGGGCTGACCACTTCCCCATCCGACCTAACCATTGTTCGCAGCGTCTGCGTTGCTGTGTCGACCCGTGCCGCCAAGCTAGCTGTTGCCGGCCTGGCAGCGGTCATCTCGAAGATCGGCCTGAATGAGCTGACCATAGCGGTAGATGGCTCCCTCTACAAAAAGCATCCCACATTCAAACCAAACATGGAGCAATTCCTTAAAGAACTTGTGCCGAGTGTGAGCGTTAAGCTCATGCTGTCTGAGGATGGTAGCGGGAAGGGGGCAGCACTGGTGGCTGCCGTCGCAGCTAGACTATCAAGCTAG
- the LOC139940305 gene encoding hexokinase-1-like isoform X1, giving the protein MNIHGSEHSFDNKHSCQGSSDSNVAMKNLTGINDGNRQMKTSDKELSTKPAAEVTEILESFSLSKSNLQEISQLMRQNMDRGLNSATNASAIVKMYPSFVRSLPDGTEKGDFFALDLGGSNFRVLLVQLLDGDVKMKSKIYKISQETMTGTGEQLFDSIADSLAEFKAEQGLGDTDLPLGFTFSFPCKQMGLATATLVKWTKGFTASNVEGKDVVQLLKEACKRKNVNLQIVALVNDTVGTLMSCAYSCRDAYIGLILGTGTNACYMEKLSDVGTWTGDDKEPREVIINMEWGAFGDDGCLDDYRTEFDREMDGLTLNKSKQLYEKMISGMYLGEIVRLALVKLGSSGHLFGGKVSEDLKTAWKFETRFLTDIEGDASSENAECRSILTNLGLTTSPSDLTIVRSVCVAVSTRAAKLAVAGLAAVISKIGLNELTIAVDGSLYKKHPTFKPNMEQFLKELVPSVSVKLMLSEDGSGKGAALVAAVAARLSS; this is encoded by the exons atgaatattcatggaAGTGAGCATAGTTTTGACAACAAACATTCCTGTCAGGGCAGTTCTGACTCCAACGTAGCAATGAAG AATTTAACAGGGATCAATGATGGAAATCGCCAGATGAAAACATCAGACAAGGAACTCAGCACCAAACCAGCTGCCGAG GTCACAGAAATCTTGGAAAGCTTTTCGCTATCCAAGTCCAACTTACAAGAGATCTCTCAGCTCATGCGACAGAACATGGACAGAGGCCTGAACAGCGCCACCAATGCTTCGGCTATAGTCAAGATGTATCCAAGCTTTGTACGCTCTCTTCCTGATGGCACAG AGAAGGGCGATTTCTTTGCCTTGGATCTTGGTGGTAGCAACTTCCGTGTGCTTCTCGTGCAGCTCCTTGACGGTGATGTCAAAATgaaaagcaagatttataagaTCTCACAGGAAACGATGACAGGAACAGGGGAGCAG TTGTTTGACAGTATTGCTGATAGCCTCGCTGAATTCAAAGCCGAGCAGGGACTCGGTGACACTGATCTTCCCCTCGGGTTTACATTCTCCTTCCCCTGCAAGCAAATGGGATTAGCCACAG CCACACTAGTGAAGTGGACTAAGGGATTCACAGCTTCAAATGTTGAAGGCAAAGATGTTGTCCAACTTCTTAAAGAAGCTTGTAAGAGGAAG AATGTGAATCTGCAGATTGTCGCCCTAGTTAACGACACTGTTGGAACTCTGATGTCATGTGCATACTCATGCAGGGATGCCTACATTGGGCTCATTCTAG GAACTGGAACTAATGCATGTTACATGGAGAAGTTGTCTGATGTAGGAACATGGACTGGTGACGACAAAGAGCCTAGGGAAGTCATTATCAATATGGAATGGGGAGCATTCGGTGACGACGGGTGTTTGGATGATTACAGGACGGAGTTTGATAGAGAGATGGATGGCCTCACTCTAAACAAGTCCAAGCAACt GTATGAGAAGATGATCTCTGGAATGTACTTGGGAGAAATCGTGAGGTTGGCCTTGGTCAAGCTTGGATCCTCTGGACATCTCTTTGGAGGAAAAGTCTCTGAAGATCTCAAGACAGCCTGGAAGTTTGAAACGCGATTCCTCACAGACATTGAAGG CGATGCAAGTAGTGAGAATGCAGAATGCAGGAGCATTTTAACCAACCTTGGGCTGACCACTTCCCCATCCGACCTAACCATTGTTCGCAGCGTCTGCGTTGCTGTGTCGACCCGTGCCGCCAAGCTAGCTGTTGCCGGCCTGGCAGCGGTCATCTCGAAGATCGGCCTGAATGAGCTGACCATAGCGGTAGATGGCTCCCTCTACAAAAAGCATCCCACATTCAAACCAAACATGGAGCAATTCCTTAAAGAACTTGTGCCGAGTGTGAGCGTTAAGCTCATGCTGTCTGAGGATGGTAGCGGGAAGGGGGCAGCACTGGTGGCTGCCGTCGCAGCTAGACTATCAAGCTAG